CGCTGGTCGAAAGTCTACAGTAAAAAAAGAGACTTTTGCACCGAGTGCCATTGCATTCGACGAAAATTACAAAACACCGACGGAAATGACTAAAGAAGATATTGCCAACACCGTTCAAGCGTTCCAGGATGCAGCTCGACGTACAAAAGAAGCGGGATTTGATGTCATTGAAATTCATGCTGCACATGGATACTTAATCAATGAATTCCTTTCTCCTTTAACCAATAAACGAACAGATGAATACGGTGGTTCTGATGAGAATCGTTACCGAATCTTACGTGAAATCATTGACGCAATTAAAAAAGAATGGAATGGTCCTCTATTTGTGCGCATTTCTGCTTACGATTACACGGATGGCGGAATGACAGCAGAGAAATATGTTCCTATGACAAAATGGATGCACGAACAAGGCGTTGATCTTGTAGATGTAAGTTCCGGAGCAGTTGTTCCAGCTGCAATTGATGCATATCCTGGTTACCAAGTGAAGTTTGCAGAAACAATTAAACACGACACCCCAATAGCGACAGGAGCGGTTGGACTAATCACCACTGGGATTCAAGCCGAAGAAATTTTGAAGAATGACCGTGCAGATTTAGTGTTCCTTGCACGTGAATTGCTACGAGATCCTTACTGGGCATATACTGCAGCGAAAGAACTTCGAGTAGATATTGAATCAGTAAAACAATACGAGCGCGGCTGGCTATAAGAAAAAGCACTTCGACAAAACATGTCGAGGTGCTTTTCTTATGAGGAAAATACTATAAAAGCTGTCGAAATTGTCAACGAAGTGGCTTTTGAAAATCTATTCGTCAGATTGAAGGTTCTATTCGTCACTTTTGCCAATCTATTCGTCACTTATCAAAAATATATCTCCATTATCCAATTACTACTAACGAATCTTCCTTCTCTGTCACTCAACGTTTAGTTCGCTTCAATAAATCAACCGATGCTCCGCATTATGGAGCCTGTTGATAATTCTTGGTGGATTGGAGAATTTTCTGCAATTTTTTTGTGTCCGTTTCATTTATTAACGCCACTCCCGAGTCACCAAGTAGCAACGCTTTCTGTTCATCTTTTAGAAAAAAGAGCTGAAAATCATCGAGCGTTTCAGGTGGTTCATTCGTCTCGTTAAATAATGTTAAGACGTAGTGTTCTTGTTGGGGGCGACTCGAATCCGCTTTGTCTTGCCAAGTAACGGCTTGAAAGATCGAGCTCAATTCGAGCAACGTCTCTTCATCTTGGATCATCCACACATCAAGGTCCTTTTCCCCTGCCCAAGCAGTATGAAAGTCGACGCGAACAAGTTGCGTTTTAGGTTCGCCACAACCCGATAAAAGGAAGACAAAACTAAGCAAAACTAGCCATTTTTTCATTATGCGTCATCCTTTCTCTCCATCAGCGCAGAATCGATACGGTGGAACGTTCTATTTTTCCATTCATAAGTCGAAAAATCTTCTGCGATGGTGAGAAATGGAAAAATCGTTTTGCCTTGTTCCAAGAGTGTTCGAACAGCGCTCCCTATAAAGCGAGCACTAATGTGCGTAGCAATCAATTGCTTCGCATTAGCAAGCTGAGCAACTTTTGCAGCATCGTGAATAGTCGAGTGTCCATATTCAGCTGCTAATTTTTCTGTATCCCCGTCGAACGTTGCTTCATGTATTACTAAATCAGCTTCGTCACATAACTGAATAGATGCTTCGCAAAATTTTGTATCCCCTAAAATAGACACGACAAATCCGTCAGCAGGAGCAGTTGTTACATCCCTACTCTTGACGGTGGAACCGTCTTCTAATTCTACATCATGTCCTGCTTTTAATTGACCGAGAAGCGGCCCTCTCGGAACGCCTCGTGTAATTGCTTCTTCAAGAATCAACGTTGGTGGTAAAGGTTTTTGGGTAACTCGATACCCAAAAGAGGGGATTACATGTGCAAGCTCTTTCGCTTCCACACAAAAGGTGTCGTCTTCAAAAATAACACCCTCAGAAATTTCTACCACCGTTAGTGGGTACTGGAGTGCTGTTTTTGACAGACGAATCGTCGTATGAATCCATTCTTTAATTCCTTTAGGACCGTAAATCGTCAACTCAGAATCTCCAGCGAGAAAAGATCGTGAACCAAGTAGTCCTGGCAAACCAAAAATATGATCTCCATGAAGATGAGTAATGAAGATTTTCTCGAGCTTACGAGGTTTCAGGGCTGTATACAACATTTGATGTTGCGTTGCTTCTCCACAATCGAACAGCCAAAATGTTCCTCGTTCTTGCAAGAGTTTCATCACAATTGCAGAAGTATTCCGTTGTTTAGAGGGCATGCCAGCTCCGGTACCTAAAAATTGAATTTCCACGTTAGTCTTCCTTCTTTTTGAGACGAGATGTCCCTTTTTGAATGCTATCTTCACCAAATTTCTTTTGCATCTTTTCTAAAAGTTGCAGAAGCGGTTCTTCTTTTGCATGCTGTTGAAAAGTGAAAATAGATAATTGTTCCGTCCGATCTTGCATATCTTCCACATTACTGATAGTTATGCCAAGTAACCGAACAGCAGAACCATCCCAATGCTTTTCGAAAAGTCGAATAGCTTCCTTTGCAATCATTTCCTGCTGATAATAAAGAACATTTTTCGTGACACTTCGACTCACATTATTCCAATCGGCATATCGAATAGAAATGGACAAAGTCGTTCCAGCAAGTTGTTTCGCTTGCAGTCGACGAGCCACTTTTTCACTTAATCGAACAAGAATATTTCGTAGTTCTTGAATGTCACTTTCATCCACTTCAAGTGTCGTAGAATTACCGACACTTTTTGATTCCGCATGGGCATCAGGATCAACTGGTCTATTGTCCTCGCCATTTGCTTTTTGCTTCAACCGAACACTTTTTTTCCCGAGCGTTTCAATAAGGAGTGTATCTTCCATAGTTGCAAGGTCGCCAATCGTGAAAACACCGACATGATTCAACTTGGTTGCCGTACTTTCTCCAATTCCGTGCATTTTGATAATTTCAAGTGGCCATAAAAGTGTTGGAACATCTCGTTTCCGCAACACGGTGATCCCCATCGGTTTTTTCATATTACTCGCCATTTTCGCCAAAAATTTATTTGGTGCAATTCCAATCGAACTAGGTAAATCTAGTTCTCTGGATAACCGCTGCTGTAAATCATTCGCAACATGAATGGCATCTGATGGGTTTTCTAAATGAGATAAATCAAGGTAGCCTTCGTCAATAGAAGTCGGTTCGACTAGATAAGAATACGTTCGCAACACATCGAACATCGCAACCGAAGCCGTTTTGTAGCGAGCAAAATTTGGCGGAAGAACGATTAATTCAGGACAAAGCATCTTTGCTTCTCGCACATTCATCGTTGTGTACACGCCAAAAGCTCTAGCTTCATACGAGCACGTAACAACTATTCCTCGTCGTTTCGTCGGGTCTCCAGCAACCGCGACAGGTTTTCCTTTTAAGGAAGTATCATAGGATTGTTCAACGGATGCGAAAAAGCTATTCATATCAATATGAAAAATGACTCTGGCTGCCATTAGCTTGACGCTTCTACCGTCGCCATATACTCTTTGATTTCTTTCACTCCGTCAATCGTTGTGACAAAAATGTGTGGATCAACTATCGTAATCATGCGATTTTCTAGATTTGCCACCGACGTAAAGTATTTTGTTTTCGCATAGTTAACAAAGCCAATTTGCTTTAAGTCGTCCGATTGAATATCTAAAATTTCTTTTGCTTCTAATACAAGTAATCCTAGCGAAAAGTCATCTGTTTGAACAACGATAACGCGAAGTTCCTCAGACGATGGAGCTTGTCGGTGATACAAAACTTGCTCAAAATCGATTACTGGAACGAGTTCCCCTCGGATTTTCGTTAGTCCTTTAAAATAATCCGGAACATGTGGAATTGGACTTATATGCGCTAACTTTTCGATCGATACAACATGATCTACTGATACGGCGTACTCTTCATTCCCTGAACGAAACACAACCACTTTTTCTGATGACATATCGTTTCCCCCGTTCTGTCTTTGTGTAAGCTTGTTTCAAACGTGTCTGACAATGAATTAATTCGATGTAGCAGCGGTTTTCACAATTTCTACTAATAATTCCGTTAGTTTTTCCAACTCTTCAACAGGCATCCGTTCACTTGTCGTGTGGATCTCTTCATATCCCACTGAAAGTGTCACTGTTGGAACACCGTGTCCAGAAATAATGTTGGCATCACTACCTCCACCACTAGTTCCAATTGTCACATCACGTCCAATTTTTTCAATTGCTTTTACAGCAGTTTGGACAACTTCATGGTTTTCCTCAAATCGGAACCCTGGATACATTAATTTAGATTCGACCGTCGCTTTACCACCCATTTCATTCGCCACACGTGTAAACGTATCAACCATGTGTTTAGTTTGTTGTTCTAATTTGGCAGGATCAATAGATCGTGCTTCCGCTAAAATGTGCACTTCATCGCACACGATATTTGTCGCTTTTCCACCTTCAAAACGGCCAATATTCGCTGTCGTTTCCTCATCAATTCGACCTAAGGTCATCGCAGAAATCGCTTTAGCCGCGATATTAATCGCAGATACGCCTTTTTCAGGTGCCACACCAGCATGTGCGGTTTTTCCAAAAATAGTAGCATTAATCTTTTGTTGATATGGAGCAGCATTTACAATC
The Paenisporosarcina cavernae genome window above contains:
- a CDS encoding M20/M25/M40 family metallo-hydrolase, giving the protein MNKRLVDEFMELVQIDSETKNEKEISIVLKEKLEALGAEVVEDDSANRSGHGAGNLFATFKGTVADATPIYFTSHMDTVFPGQSIKPVLKEDGFIYSDGTTILGADDKAGIAAIFEMIRVLKEFSIPHGDFQVVITAGEESGLAGAREMDVSLLKASFGYAVDSDGKVGGIVNAAPYQQKINATIFGKTAHAGVAPEKGVSAINIAAKAISAMTLGRIDEETTANIGRFEGGKATNIVCDEVHILAEARSIDPAKLEQQTKHMVDTFTRVANEMGGKATVESKLMYPGFRFEENHEVVQTAVKAIEKIGRDVTIGTSGGGSDANIISGHGVPTVTLSVGYEEIHTTSERMPVEELEKLTELLVEIVKTAATSN
- the rnz gene encoding ribonuclease Z, which translates into the protein MEIQFLGTGAGMPSKQRNTSAIVMKLLQERGTFWLFDCGEATQHQMLYTALKPRKLEKIFITHLHGDHIFGLPGLLGSRSFLAGDSELTIYGPKGIKEWIHTTIRLSKTALQYPLTVVEISEGVIFEDDTFCVEAKELAHVIPSFGYRVTQKPLPPTLILEEAITRGVPRGPLLGQLKAGHDVELEDGSTVKSRDVTTAPADGFVVSILGDTKFCEASIQLCDEADLVIHEATFDGDTEKLAAEYGHSTIHDAAKVAQLANAKQLIATHISARFIGSAVRTLLEQGKTIFPFLTIAEDFSTYEWKNRTFHRIDSALMERKDDA
- a CDS encoding DNA polymerase IV, with amino-acid sequence MAARVIFHIDMNSFFASVEQSYDTSLKGKPVAVAGDPTKRRGIVVTCSYEARAFGVYTTMNVREAKMLCPELIVLPPNFARYKTASVAMFDVLRTYSYLVEPTSIDEGYLDLSHLENPSDAIHVANDLQQRLSRELDLPSSIGIAPNKFLAKMASNMKKPMGITVLRKRDVPTLLWPLEIIKMHGIGESTATKLNHVGVFTIGDLATMEDTLLIETLGKKSVRLKQKANGEDNRPVDPDAHAESKSVGNSTTLEVDESDIQELRNILVRLSEKVARRLQAKQLAGTTLSISIRYADWNNVSRSVTKNVLYYQQEMIAKEAIRLFEKHWDGSAVRLLGITISNVEDMQDRTEQLSIFTFQQHAKEEPLLQLLEKMQKKFGEDSIQKGTSRLKKKED
- a CDS encoding chemotaxis protein CheW, translated to MSSEKVVVFRSGNEEYAVSVDHVVSIEKLAHISPIPHVPDYFKGLTKIRGELVPVIDFEQVLYHRQAPSSEELRVIVVQTDDFSLGLLVLEAKEILDIQSDDLKQIGFVNYAKTKYFTSVANLENRMITIVDPHIFVTTIDGVKEIKEYMATVEASS
- the namA gene encoding NADPH dehydrogenase NamA encodes the protein MAKKLFEPFTVKDVTFKNRIVMAPMCMYSSHNKDGKVQDWHRVHYPTRAVGQVGLIILEATAVQPEGRISEEDLGIWSDEHVAGLKELVDLMTPYGAKTGIQLAHAGRKSTVKKETFAPSAIAFDENYKTPTEMTKEDIANTVQAFQDAARRTKEAGFDVIEIHAAHGYLINEFLSPLTNKRTDEYGGSDENRYRILREIIDAIKKEWNGPLFVRISAYDYTDGGMTAEKYVPMTKWMHEQGVDLVDVSSGAVVPAAIDAYPGYQVKFAETIKHDTPIATGAVGLITTGIQAEEILKNDRADLVFLARELLRDPYWAYTAAKELRVDIESVKQYERGWL